One Streptomyces mobaraensis NBRC 13819 = DSM 40847 DNA segment encodes these proteins:
- a CDS encoding PP2C family protein-serine/threonine phosphatase: protein MTAQTSDAPGRQTGGALPGPKPAAPPHYRVLLVEDDAGDALLVEELLADTGLDHTLIWRKTLAEARAELLADGSGGADCVLLDLHLPDASGTAAVTAVQQADPHVAVIVLTGLAESQAGVRAVTAGAQDYLVKGQVEPELLQRAVHYAVHRKQAERAKAELQATQLRAQENTRLERGLLPTPLLESPAVTATTRYLPGRESALLAGDFLDVVQTDDHVVHALIGDVSGHGPDEAALGVALRITWRALTLAGHRGEQLLDLLERMLVAERTRHEMFATCSLLTLDLRESTAVLHLAGHHEPLLTAEGTTRPVAAEHGVALGIAPGLCHWPATRLAVPRSGALTLYTDGLIEGHDGPGSHRLGAEGLVDLVNRVPSQEPPDRQLDRLIRTVRELNAERHADDLAILRLDWRAAD, encoded by the coding sequence GTGACCGCGCAGACCTCCGACGCCCCGGGGCGGCAGACCGGCGGCGCGCTCCCGGGGCCGAAGCCGGCCGCGCCGCCGCACTACCGCGTGCTGCTCGTCGAGGACGACGCGGGCGACGCCCTCCTGGTGGAGGAGCTGCTGGCCGACACCGGGCTGGACCACACCCTGATCTGGCGCAAGACGCTGGCCGAGGCCCGCGCGGAACTGCTCGCGGACGGCTCGGGCGGCGCCGATTGCGTCCTGCTGGACCTGCACCTGCCGGACGCCTCCGGCACGGCCGCGGTCACCGCGGTCCAGCAGGCGGACCCGCATGTGGCGGTCATCGTGCTGACCGGTCTCGCGGAGTCGCAGGCCGGGGTGCGCGCGGTCACCGCGGGCGCCCAGGACTACCTCGTCAAGGGGCAGGTGGAGCCGGAGCTGCTGCAGCGCGCCGTGCACTACGCGGTGCACCGCAAGCAGGCCGAGCGGGCCAAGGCGGAGCTCCAGGCCACCCAGTTGCGCGCGCAGGAGAACACCCGGCTGGAACGCGGCCTGCTGCCCACGCCGCTGCTGGAGTCCCCCGCCGTGACCGCCACCACCCGGTACCTGCCGGGCCGGGAGAGCGCCCTGCTGGCCGGGGACTTCCTCGACGTCGTCCAGACCGACGACCACGTCGTGCACGCCCTGATAGGCGACGTGAGCGGGCACGGCCCCGACGAGGCCGCGCTGGGCGTCGCCCTGCGCATCACCTGGCGGGCGCTGACCCTGGCCGGGCACCGCGGCGAGCAGCTGCTCGACCTGCTGGAGCGGATGCTGGTGGCCGAGCGCACCCGGCACGAGATGTTCGCCACCTGCTCGCTGCTCACCCTGGACCTGCGGGAGTCCACCGCCGTCCTGCACCTGGCCGGGCACCACGAGCCGCTGCTGACGGCGGAGGGGACGACCCGGCCGGTGGCGGCGGAGCACGGGGTGGCCCTGGGCATCGCGCCGGGCCTGTGCCACTGGCCGGCCACCCGGCTCGCGGTGCCGCGGTCCGGGGCGCTGACGCTGTACACCGACGGGCTGATCGAGGGCCACGACGGCCCCGGGTCGCACCGGCTGGGCGCGGAGGGCCTCGTCGACCTGGTGAACCGGGTGCCGTCGCAGGAACCACCGGACCGTCAACTCGACCGGCTCATCCGGACCGTCCGCGAGCTGAACGCCGAGCGGCACGCGGACGATCTGGCGATCCTCCGGCTGGACTGGCGCGCGGCGGACTGA